In the genome of Gloeotrichia echinulata CP02, one region contains:
- the tnpA gene encoding IS200/IS605 family transposase produces the protein MPLRLFGQVLPRKGSHSVFSIRQHFVFVTKYRRKTITASMLERLPEIFANVCRKTKCRLIEFSGEVDHVHLLVDFHPDNNLSVLVGSLKSASSRIIQKEFSEHLSNFYRQPVFWSSSYYVSSTGGAPIEKIKQYIQSQESPNE, from the coding sequence CTGCCCCTCCGCCTCTTTGGTCAAGTTCTTCCCAGAAAAGGCTCTCATTCTGTTTTCTCTATTCGCCAACATTTTGTGTTTGTAACCAAGTACAGACGCAAAACAATAACCGCTTCAATGTTGGAACGGTTGCCAGAAATATTTGCAAATGTCTGTAGAAAAACCAAGTGCAGACTAATCGAGTTTTCAGGCGAAGTGGATCATGTTCATTTGCTAGTTGATTTCCACCCAGATAACAACTTATCCGTTCTTGTAGGTAGTCTAAAATCAGCATCAAGCAGAATTATTCAGAAAGAATTCTCAGAACATCTATCTAATTTTTATCGTCAACCTGTTTTTTGGTCTAGTTCATATTATGTCTCTTCTACTGGCGGCGCACCAATTGAAAAAATCAAGCAATATATACAATCTCAAGAATCCCCAAATGAATGA
- a CDS encoding tetratricopeptide repeat protein, which yields MKRFISTAAATVTLVLSLSTQAMSAPGHTRDSIKASPMTALNKESKLLLLPIPAQNAETYMKQAFLRFQLGDFKGAIEYLNQAIQINPNYATAALPYLAC from the coding sequence ATGAAACGTTTCATCTCAACTGCTGCTGCTACGGTGACATTGGTGCTTTCGTTATCAACCCAAGCAATGTCTGCGCCGGGACACACCCGCGACTCAATTAAAGCTTCTCCCATGACAGCTTTAAACAAAGAATCAAAATTATTGTTATTACCAATTCCTGCTCAAAATGCCGAAACCTACATGAAGCAAGCCTTTTTACGTTTCCAGTTGGGAGATTTTAAAGGTGCAATTGAGTATTTAAATCAAGCCATCCAAATTAATCCTAACTATGCCACAGCGGCTCTTCCGTACTTAGCGTGCTGA
- a CDS encoding DUF3596 domain-containing protein translates to MDEENKWIAVDKRSNNLWLRFRVRGYPKQFQLPTRLKDTKKNRELVRVRRDIIANDIALGQFDPTLERYRYELPTVGSA, encoded by the coding sequence ATGGATGAAGAAAACAAATGGATCGCTGTAGACAAGCGATCCAATAACCTTTGGCTTCGGTTTCGGGTAAGGGGATACCCGAAACAGTTCCAGTTACCTACCCGACTGAAGGATACCAAGAAAAACAGAGAATTGGTAAGAGTTCGGCGAGACATTATCGCCAATGACATTGCTCTTGGGCAATTCGACCCCACGCTAGAAAGGTACCGTTATGAACTACCCACAGTTGGCTCCGCCTGA
- a CDS encoding transposase has product MTFRLYPNKQIEKSLRYHRKLHKDLYNAAIYNRFTQYQKFNHKVDYFEQQNCLPEFKEVWIEYKEINSQALQATLKRVDFAFQRWFVGLGKRPKYKSIRHYSGWTYPAKTGYSVESNGENGYLNLSKIGRIQMRGKAKYWGKPTTCTIVYRNGKWYASITIDALDQVLKPEILPTGAIGIDLGCKAALSITDGENHQQIEAPKFLRNAEQKIKKASKEKRRKRAPNRKKKIKASRRWKKSQAKVSKITRKVANQRQNWVHQVAAEIVSGNSFVATEKLEVKKMTSKAKKGKRKKQKSGLNKSILDVGFGMLRDTVKYKVEQIGGVFVEVPTLKVRPSQTCPKCGHQHKKTLDIRVHECGVCGYRQDRDIAAAEVMLYWAKGTLPESGTGFVGAEPSSSTSCTRKKAGSMKQLGAKKRQKSTESFARNELRDVETHSSGGANCG; this is encoded by the coding sequence ATGACTTTCAGGTTATACCCAAATAAGCAGATAGAGAAGTCTTTGCGGTATCACCGAAAGCTCCATAAAGACTTGTATAATGCTGCTATTTATAACAGATTCACTCAATATCAAAAGTTCAACCACAAGGTTGATTATTTTGAACAACAGAATTGTTTGCCAGAGTTCAAAGAAGTTTGGATAGAGTATAAAGAAATCAATTCACAAGCTCTACAAGCAACTTTAAAACGTGTTGATTTTGCTTTCCAACGCTGGTTTGTAGGATTGGGTAAACGCCCTAAATACAAGTCAATTCGCCATTATTCTGGTTGGACATATCCAGCTAAAACTGGTTATTCTGTAGAATCTAATGGCGAAAATGGGTATTTGAATCTGTCTAAAATTGGACGAATTCAAATGAGGGGTAAAGCTAAGTATTGGGGTAAACCAACTACTTGCACAATTGTTTACAGAAATGGTAAATGGTACGCATCAATCACAATTGATGCTTTAGACCAAGTTCTCAAGCCAGAAATTTTACCAACGGGTGCTATTGGTATAGATTTAGGATGTAAAGCAGCATTGTCAATTACTGATGGCGAAAATCATCAACAGATTGAAGCGCCAAAGTTTTTGAGGAATGCTGAACAGAAAATAAAAAAAGCGTCTAAAGAGAAGAGACGCAAACGCGCACCAAATAGAAAGAAAAAAATTAAAGCTTCTAGAAGATGGAAAAAATCCCAAGCTAAGGTTAGCAAGATAACTCGCAAGGTTGCTAATCAAAGACAGAATTGGGTGCATCAAGTTGCAGCAGAAATAGTCAGCGGTAATAGCTTCGTTGCAACTGAAAAACTAGAAGTAAAGAAGATGACCAGCAAGGCTAAAAAAGGTAAGCGCAAGAAGCAAAAATCGGGTTTGAATAAGTCAATACTTGACGTAGGTTTTGGGATGCTACGCGATACTGTCAAATACAAAGTAGAACAAATTGGTGGTGTATTTGTAGAAGTTCCAACCCTGAAGGTAAGGCCTAGCCAAACCTGTCCAAAGTGCGGTCATCAACATAAGAAAACACTTGATATTAGAGTTCACGAGTGTGGTGTTTGTGGATACCGTCAGGACAGAGATATTGCTGCTGCCGAGGTAATGCTTTACTGGGCTAAAGGCACTCTACCGGAGTCAGGAACTGGCTTCGTAGGCGCAGAGCCATCTAGCTCTACTTCATGTACTCGCAAAAAAGCGGGAAGCATGAAGCAACTAGGGGCAAAGAAGCGTCAAAAATCTACAGAAAGCTTTGCTAGAAACGAACTGAGGGACGTAGAAACCCACAGTTCAGGCGGAGCCAACTGTGGGTAG
- a CDS encoding DUF2207 domain-containing protein, which translates to MLKKIIRRIFLFCVALFLTIGLAINHANAQVPPFYWDFINVDIAVQTNGDMLVTETQKYTFTGDYKNQRFRYIPLDKVDEITNVSVSENGQILPSTTGSENNQLWIRWEHELKPPESHTFVLQYRVVGGLHVDNETAQVYWKAIFADRKAAVKQAKVKVKFPEQVANNIKDFQSFGIPANVRQVDAKTIEFVAKEAIEPQQELEVQVTFTRASIDVKTPQWQSSGSLNGSLWFWIIGTFLFIGTLLLSSISGGSSSGGGGGDGGGGGGGGGGGGGGGGGGG; encoded by the coding sequence ATGCTGAAGAAAATTATCCGCAGGATTTTTCTATTTTGCGTCGCTCTCTTTCTCACCATTGGGCTTGCTATTAATCATGCTAATGCTCAAGTACCACCTTTCTATTGGGATTTTATTAACGTTGATATTGCTGTTCAAACCAACGGTGATATGTTAGTCACTGAAACTCAGAAATATACATTTACCGGAGATTATAAAAATCAACGTTTTCGCTATATTCCTCTCGACAAAGTAGACGAAATTACTAATGTATCGGTGTCCGAAAATGGTCAAATATTGCCATCGACCACAGGTAGTGAAAATAATCAATTGTGGATTCGTTGGGAACACGAACTTAAACCGCCTGAAAGCCATACTTTTGTTTTGCAATATCGTGTAGTTGGTGGGTTGCACGTCGATAATGAAACCGCGCAGGTATACTGGAAAGCCATCTTTGCTGACCGGAAAGCTGCTGTCAAACAAGCAAAAGTAAAAGTTAAATTCCCTGAACAAGTAGCTAACAATATCAAAGATTTCCAGAGTTTCGGAATACCCGCAAATGTCCGCCAAGTCGATGCCAAAACCATAGAGTTCGTTGCTAAAGAAGCTATTGAACCACAGCAAGAGTTAGAAGTTCAGGTAACATTTACTCGTGCAAGTATTGATGTAAAAACTCCCCAATGGCAAAGCTCAGGCTCGTTAAATGGTTCTCTTTGGTTTTGGATTATTGGGACATTCCTTTTCATAGGGACACTGCTACTTAGTTCGATTTCTGGCGGTTCTTCTAGCGGTGGCGGTGGTGGCGATGGTGGCGGTGGTGGCGGTGGTGGCGGTGGCGGCGGTGGTGGCGGTGGCGGCGGTGGTTAA
- a CDS encoding ATP-binding protein, translating to MPSLKLSLTGLQIVKQARKEKGWTIDDPRWLEAASQILVPDRDWENADVFAAGVSLPTWKRFLKGDGIDASVFKVFCQVLQLNWQDLLERSLNYSVSSTTQIPNITLFFGRGYELASLTQKIEQGTRLIAITGMGGIGKTAVAAKLAVALQSKFQQTQWFSFHLTAPNPDSVPSLPPQTLVIFDGWDGILGGDRAGQYRLGYEAYAEFLRSVVQIAHTSCVILTSREQPAGLNTLTANGAVIFPLGGLMEGAIELLQHHGLIFDAQQWMTLVNQYGGNPLFLNMVANLIHELFAGNVGDFLASGTIVAGEFEPLVTQWLKHISSWEQTLLKCLATQPQGLTREEIKLQLGNHESTGNILAALLSLKRRALVETIKEDDKERFFLQPVILKCVQRLFG from the coding sequence ATGCCTAGCCTCAAACTCTCGTTAACTGGACTGCAAATTGTCAAACAAGCTCGTAAAGAAAAAGGTTGGACGATTGATGATCCGCGTTGGTTAGAAGCTGCAAGTCAAATTCTTGTCCCAGATCGTGACTGGGAAAATGCGGATGTATTTGCGGCTGGTGTATCTTTACCGACATGGAAACGCTTCCTGAAAGGTGATGGGATTGATGCGTCTGTATTTAAAGTGTTTTGTCAAGTTTTGCAGCTAAATTGGCAAGATTTGCTGGAACGTTCTCTGAATTATTCTGTATCTAGTACAACCCAAATCCCTAACATTACTTTGTTCTTTGGGCGGGGTTACGAATTGGCGTCCCTCACGCAGAAAATTGAGCAAGGAACGCGCCTGATTGCAATTACGGGGATGGGAGGTATAGGTAAAACTGCTGTAGCGGCTAAACTGGCTGTAGCTTTGCAATCTAAGTTTCAACAAACGCAGTGGTTTTCGTTTCATCTGACAGCACCAAACCCGGATTCAGTTCCATCTTTACCCCCGCAAACTCTGGTAATTTTTGATGGTTGGGACGGTATTTTAGGGGGCGATCGCGCCGGACAATATCGTTTAGGATATGAAGCATATGCTGAGTTTCTGCGTTCAGTAGTGCAAATTGCTCATACTAGTTGTGTGATTTTAACCAGTCGCGAACAACCGGCAGGATTAAATACTTTAACAGCGAATGGTGCAGTAATTTTCCCTCTCGGTGGACTGATGGAAGGTGCAATTGAACTGTTACAGCATCATGGACTAATTTTTGATGCCCAACAGTGGATGACTTTGGTTAATCAATATGGTGGTAATCCGCTATTTTTAAACATGGTAGCCAATTTAATTCACGAATTATTTGCTGGAAATGTGGGAGATTTTTTAGCTTCAGGAACTATAGTAGCTGGTGAATTTGAGCCACTGGTAACGCAATGGTTAAAGCATATTTCGTCCTGGGAACAAACCCTACTTAAATGTTTAGCAACCCAGCCCCAAGGATTGACTCGCGAGGAGATAAAATTACAACTTGGCAACCATGAATCAACCGGAAATATTTTGGCTGCGCTTCTATCTTTGAAACGCCGCGCATTAGTAGAAACGATAAAAGAAGATGATAAGGAGCGCTTTTTTTTACAGCCAGTGATTCTCAAATGTGTGCAGCGTTTGTTTGGTTAA
- a CDS encoding DUF3987 domain-containing protein yields the protein MVNAPTRNSQITSLSDIDIKQSLLHLELLGYTKQADFFDQTIYLRGFLPSTHPNKSSDKGRKATIKNINQLTVTVSDWQSQGRGCYVVVNGGHSDKEVQNCRAIFYEHDNLSKDIQRDLWQSLNLPEPTFQIDTGGKSIHSYWVFHCPITVEEWRSLQSDLLEYADADRSLKNPSRVMRLAGCVHAGTGKQVTIISQSGQTYALSHLRELIPSHKKSTTAPTIPLPTGDVPLYECLSKSDRALIDGGQISPGRNVAGTKLSRNLIGTATRLNHLGHRYDGHPRTLFDNFCAHCSPPLDDWESDAIWKSAEKDNPTATLTDDALENCVKAWQRQGQSNNQPPKTNIHSANTSPLPKHLEPVDVSQAVINALNKLIDQDLPKSHVEIKLPEIADNFGRSTADVRRTYFALVRERQGIEERLEMGQQIPQLLKAQQSRLKPRDLFWGDGGRFADLLTKVADAMPTSVENLITTLIPVAGSRMGSAARIVVKPGAKFTQPAIFWSCIVAPTGRLKTPSQEVIISPLTKLEAEEYKWWKLAQDDFEQALKSYKKNSDSEPPTPPPPRQRFIVQGTTTETRIKIHAENPRGLLNYRDEWSSFINGRNKYRNGKGDDLEIDLSEFNGGSILKDTSSESLFLKQSAISRTGNTQPETLSKFLGQQSFSDYTGEFARWLFCLVPGEVAYINLFKDDDDAGQMLEESLTTLYRQIGKLPERDYFLTDGAKGVLQTYHRWLTDKQIAETHPGMRAVYPKIQSYFARLGLWLHIVNAVLAGHEPEQMISGMTMYSACALTDFYLNQAKLLYNANCQELTGDLLKIKEFIDKRDGVAVREIRSGIYSLRKKPTTEVESLCSAIQELGLITLREGKYYSSPKTSSNIITSPRISSGQGFEGDDQTSSNIITALESEAKPLVQQGDEGDDQTSSPIITREAIAQTELDTAPEIEDKSDDGDDGLMMIDHHPQQQSPQGDQGFDDGDDEISEKSEIKNSENNANSELENQAQQRLQAIEQQFPRGNWVRHGENLAQVTGHSDGILILDGGDKSQLFGSYPASKCQALTHAEMLSLGLDRKLTGIDITRTPFFAEGQYYYSGEFRGRVKIIQIVEEGEFFKKPEALVKPSEGTPQRVRLQDLRACYDSPSANYPLGDVVIVCDGYKNKQPVARKGVVEKQDHLWIWVKFPTKNGRFTEPQRFFAHRVVED from the coding sequence ATGGTAAACGCTCCAACTAGAAATTCACAAATTACAAGCCTCTCAGATATTGATATTAAACAATCGCTATTACATCTTGAACTACTTGGATATACCAAGCAAGCCGATTTTTTTGACCAAACCATTTATTTACGAGGCTTCCTGCCATCCACGCACCCCAATAAATCAAGTGATAAAGGCAGAAAAGCAACAATCAAAAATATCAATCAACTAACAGTAACCGTGTCAGATTGGCAATCGCAAGGACGTGGCTGCTACGTCGTTGTTAACGGTGGGCATAGCGATAAAGAAGTACAGAACTGTCGGGCTATATTTTATGAACACGATAACCTCAGTAAGGACATCCAGCGTGATTTGTGGCAGTCCCTGAATTTGCCTGAGCCAACTTTTCAGATTGATACTGGCGGCAAGTCTATCCACAGTTATTGGGTTTTTCATTGTCCAATTACTGTAGAGGAATGGCGATCGCTCCAGTCCGACCTGCTTGAATACGCCGACGCCGACCGCTCATTAAAAAACCCCTCACGAGTAATGAGACTAGCCGGCTGTGTCCATGCAGGAACTGGTAAGCAAGTAACAATAATCTCTCAGTCAGGGCAGACCTACGCCCTCTCCCATCTACGCGAACTCATCCCTTCACATAAAAAATCCACGACTGCGCCGACAATACCTTTACCCACTGGGGATGTGCCACTTTACGAGTGCTTATCCAAGAGCGATCGCGCACTCATTGACGGAGGGCAAATTTCGCCCGGTCGCAACGTGGCTGGTACAAAGCTGTCCCGGAATTTAATCGGTACAGCAACAAGGTTGAATCACCTAGGGCATAGGTATGATGGACATCCCCGGACGCTATTTGATAATTTTTGTGCCCATTGTTCTCCCCCATTGGACGACTGGGAGTCCGATGCAATCTGGAAGTCAGCAGAGAAAGACAACCCAACCGCCACTTTGACTGATGATGCATTAGAGAATTGCGTTAAAGCATGGCAGCGCCAGGGACAGTCCAACAACCAACCTCCAAAAACTAACATCCATTCTGCCAATACCAGCCCCTTGCCAAAACACCTGGAACCAGTTGATGTTTCACAGGCAGTGATTAACGCACTCAACAAGCTTATCGACCAGGATTTACCAAAATCTCACGTAGAAATTAAGCTCCCAGAAATTGCAGATAATTTTGGCAGAAGTACCGCAGACGTTCGACGCACATACTTTGCCCTAGTACGTGAACGGCAGGGGATAGAAGAGCGGTTGGAGATGGGACAACAAATCCCCCAGCTATTAAAGGCACAACAGTCTAGGCTTAAGCCACGGGATTTATTCTGGGGTGACGGCGGTAGATTCGCGGATCTGCTTACAAAAGTCGCGGATGCAATGCCTACCAGCGTTGAAAACTTGATCACAACCCTCATCCCGGTTGCTGGGTCACGAATGGGGAGCGCGGCCAGAATTGTTGTGAAGCCGGGTGCGAAGTTCACTCAACCCGCAATTTTTTGGAGCTGCATCGTTGCCCCAACTGGGCGGCTCAAAACTCCGTCCCAAGAAGTGATCATTTCGCCCCTGACCAAACTAGAGGCTGAAGAATATAAGTGGTGGAAATTAGCTCAAGACGACTTCGAGCAAGCGCTCAAAAGCTACAAAAAGAATTCTGATTCAGAGCCGCCTACACCACCGCCACCGCGTCAACGCTTTATTGTTCAAGGGACGACTACAGAAACTCGAATCAAAATTCACGCAGAGAACCCTAGAGGATTGCTGAACTATCGGGACGAATGGTCATCATTTATCAATGGAAGAAACAAGTACCGCAACGGAAAGGGGGATGACTTGGAGATAGATTTAAGCGAATTTAATGGCGGCAGTATCCTGAAAGATACTTCTAGCGAATCATTGTTTTTGAAGCAATCCGCTATCAGCCGCACCGGGAATACTCAGCCGGAGACGCTCTCTAAATTCCTTGGACAGCAAAGCTTTAGCGACTACACAGGAGAGTTTGCGCGCTGGCTGTTCTGTCTTGTTCCGGGCGAGGTTGCTTACATCAATTTATTCAAGGATGACGATGACGCCGGGCAGATGCTAGAAGAATCTCTAACAACTTTATATCGGCAGATAGGCAAATTACCAGAGAGGGATTATTTCTTGACCGATGGAGCAAAGGGAGTTCTTCAGACTTATCATCGCTGGCTGACTGATAAGCAGATAGCGGAGACCCATCCGGGGATGAGGGCTGTTTACCCCAAAATTCAAAGTTATTTTGCTCGATTGGGGCTATGGCTGCACATCGTCAACGCTGTACTGGCGGGACACGAGCCGGAACAGATGATTAGCGGCATGACCATGTACAGCGCTTGCGCGTTAACCGATTTCTATTTAAATCAAGCGAAATTACTCTATAATGCCAACTGCCAAGAGTTGACAGGTGATTTGCTTAAAATAAAGGAATTCATTGACAAACGAGACGGGGTGGCGGTCAGAGAAATCAGATCCGGCATATATTCTCTACGAAAAAAACCAACAACAGAAGTTGAGAGCCTTTGTAGTGCCATACAAGAACTGGGATTAATTACTCTGAGGGAAGGCAAATATTATTCATCTCCAAAAACATCATCAAACATCATCACATCGCCCAGGATTTCGAGTGGGCAAGGCTTTGAGGGCGATGATCAAACATCATCAAACATCATCACCGCGCTGGAATCCGAGGCTAAACCCCTTGTCCAGCAAGGCGATGAGGGTGATGATCAAACATCATCACCCATCATCACCCGTGAAGCGATCGCACAGACTGAGCTTGATACCGCCCCGGAGATAGAAGACAAAAGTGATGATGGTGATGATGGCTTGATGATGATTGATCATCACCCTCAACAGCAGTCACCGCAAGGCGATCAGGGCTTTGATGATGGTGATGATGAAATTTCAGAGAAATCAGAAATCAAAAACTCAGAAAACAACGCTAACTCTGAACTCGAAAACCAAGCGCAGCAACGACTACAGGCGATTGAGCAGCAATTCCCAAGAGGAAACTGGGTGAGACATGGAGAAAATCTCGCGCAAGTTACTGGACACTCTGACGGAATTTTAATCCTTGACGGGGGAGACAAAAGCCAATTATTCGGCAGCTACCCTGCCTCCAAATGTCAGGCGCTAACCCATGCCGAGATGCTTTCGCTAGGACTGGATAGGAAGTTGACGGGAATAGACATCACCAGGACTCCATTCTTTGCGGAAGGACAATATTACTACTCAGGAGAATTTCGCGGAAGAGTCAAAATTATCCAAATTGTGGAAGAAGGAGAGTTTTTTAAAAAACCTGAAGCGCTGGTAAAGCCCAGCGAAGGGACGCCCCAGCGAGTTAGGCTGCAGGATCTCCGCGCCTGCTATGACTCGCCATCCGCCAATTATCCACTAGGCGATGTGGTCATTGTTTGCGATGGCTACAAAAACAAGCAGCCAGTAGCGAGGAAAGGAGTTGTTGAAAAACAGGATCATTTGTGGATATGGGTAAAATTCCCCACAAAAAATGGCAGGTTCACAGAACCTCAGCGGTTTTTTGCTCACCGAGTGGTCGAGGATTGA
- a CDS encoding response regulator, with translation MYKILVIEHDFLLLELLEEWLILHGFCALIAMTSQEGYELTRLEEPDIILCNYRLPDANGLELRQRIQQNLEIEIPFILMTEAEVENIPNWHNYLHDKEILLKPFSPKLLLQVLYSKLPSVPSGIRHCQSVIKV, from the coding sequence ATGTATAAGATTCTCGTAATTGAGCATGATTTTTTATTATTAGAACTTCTAGAAGAGTGGCTAATATTGCATGGATTCTGTGCGCTAATTGCCATGACATCTCAGGAGGGATATGAGCTTACTAGATTGGAAGAACCAGATATAATTCTGTGTAATTATAGGCTTCCAGATGCCAATGGATTAGAATTAAGGCAAAGAATCCAGCAAAATTTAGAAATAGAAATACCTTTTATTTTGATGACTGAAGCTGAAGTAGAAAATATTCCAAATTGGCATAATTACCTCCATGACAAAGAGATTTTATTAAAACCGTTTTCTCCGAAACTTTTGCTGCAAGTACTTTATTCTAAGTTGCCATCAGTACCAAGTGGCATCCGACATTGCCAATCGGTTATTAAAGTATAA